One window of the Mycobacterium sp. SVM_VP21 genome contains the following:
- a CDS encoding TetR/AcrR family transcriptional regulator C-terminal domain-containing protein translates to MQLHKPDVVAAATTILDDYGIADLSMRRLARELNVSPSALYWHFANKQQLLGAVADRVLAPACADPGPGGWQWRIQTVGERLRNALLSHTDGAELVSASMAAGQSRAATDILALLAEAATAAGVHPDQAGQVARTVVYYVLGFTADEQSRLQWDAAGAAEITPEADPSSAFAFGLGLLVDGLAMRAGLSVS, encoded by the coding sequence GTGCAGCTGCACAAACCTGACGTGGTCGCCGCGGCGACCACCATCCTGGACGACTACGGCATCGCCGATCTGTCGATGCGCCGGCTGGCGCGCGAACTCAACGTCAGCCCCAGCGCGCTGTACTGGCATTTCGCCAACAAGCAGCAGCTCCTAGGTGCGGTCGCCGACCGCGTATTGGCACCTGCCTGTGCCGACCCAGGCCCGGGCGGCTGGCAGTGGCGGATCCAGACCGTCGGCGAACGCCTGCGGAACGCGCTGCTGTCCCACACCGACGGCGCCGAACTGGTGTCGGCCAGCATGGCGGCGGGCCAGTCCCGCGCGGCCACCGACATCCTGGCGCTGCTGGCGGAGGCGGCGACGGCTGCCGGCGTGCATCCTGATCAGGCCGGCCAAGTCGCCCGCACCGTCGTCTACTACGTCTTGGGGTTCACCGCCGACGAGCAGTCCCGCCTGCAGTGGGACGCCGCCGGGGCTGCCGAGATCACCCCCGAGGCCGACCCGAGCAGCGCCTTCGCGTTCGGGCTGGGATTGCTGGTCGACGGGCTGGCGATGCGCGCCGGGCTCTCCGTCAGCTGA
- a CDS encoding 2'-5' RNA ligase family protein, with protein MVHSIELVFDADTETALRRIWSDLAAAEVPTQAPAARPHVTLVVAQRIDPQVDAALVAVADRLPMACTLGATLIFGRSHGVLARLVVPTLALLELHEQVYRLCAPHLIPGPLANVAPGQWTAHTTLARRVGPAQLGRAQRIAGRSDITGRFVGLRRWDGNARTEYLLS; from the coding sequence ATGGTGCACTCGATCGAGCTGGTCTTCGACGCCGACACCGAGACCGCGCTCCGGCGGATCTGGTCCGATCTGGCCGCGGCAGAAGTGCCCACCCAGGCCCCGGCCGCTCGACCGCACGTCACCCTGGTGGTCGCCCAGCGCATCGATCCGCAGGTCGACGCCGCTCTAGTCGCGGTTGCCGACCGACTGCCGATGGCCTGCACGCTCGGCGCGACGCTGATCTTCGGCCGCTCGCACGGGGTACTGGCACGGCTGGTGGTGCCGACGCTGGCACTGCTGGAGCTGCACGAGCAGGTCTACCGATTATGCGCTCCCCACCTGATACCCGGCCCGCTGGCCAACGTGGCGCCCGGCCAGTGGACGGCGCACACCACGCTGGCCCGCCGGGTCGGTCCGGCCCAGTTGGGCCGGGCTCAGCGAATCGCCGGCCGCTCCGATATCACCGGACGGTTTGTCGGGCTGCGACGCTGGGATGGCAACGCGCGCACCGAATATCTGCTCAGCTGA
- the bioD gene encoding dethiobiotin synthase translates to MTVLVITGTGTGVGKTIATAALAGAARQAGLEVAVCKPVQTGTADGDDDLAEVGRLSGVTALFAAARYPAPLAPVAAAEQAGMALPTRADLLAMIRAADRPGQLTLVEGAGGLLVELAADGVTLRDLAIDLGAPVLVVVDAELGTLNHTALTLESLAGQGLSCAGLVIGSWPAQPGPAATSNRGALAQQAPVRAVLPAGAGALGGAEFAAMSTAAFDTDWVRTLGG, encoded by the coding sequence ATGACCGTCCTGGTCATCACCGGCACTGGCACCGGGGTGGGCAAGACGATCGCGACCGCCGCGCTGGCCGGCGCTGCCCGCCAGGCGGGTCTGGAGGTGGCGGTGTGCAAGCCGGTCCAGACCGGCACCGCTGACGGCGACGACGACCTGGCCGAGGTCGGCCGACTGTCGGGGGTGACCGCACTGTTCGCCGCCGCCCGCTACCCGGCGCCGCTGGCCCCGGTGGCCGCGGCCGAGCAGGCCGGGATGGCGCTGCCGACCCGGGCAGACCTGCTGGCCATGATCCGCGCCGCCGACCGACCGGGACAACTGACCCTCGTGGAGGGCGCCGGTGGCCTGCTGGTCGAGCTGGCCGCCGACGGCGTCACCCTGCGCGATCTGGCCATCGACCTGGGGGCCCCCGTGCTGGTGGTGGTCGACGCCGAACTGGGCACCCTCAATCACACCGCACTGACCCTGGAATCACTTGCCGGACAAGGACTGTCGTGCGCCGGATTGGTGATCGGCAGCTGGCCGGCTCAGCCTGGACCGGCCGCCACCAGTAATCGCGGGGCGCTTGCCCAGCAGGCGCCGGTACGCGCCGTGCTGCCGGCCGGAGCCGGCGCGCTGGGCGGCGCGGAGTTCGCCGCGATGAGTACCGCAGCGTTCGACACCGACTGGGTGCGCACCCTAGGGGGGTAG